GAGCCAATTAGCTATAAAGAATACAGAAATCCTCTCTCCTGGTCTATTGTGAAAGTCTATGTTGAtttgtaaatgacattttttccaCTAGTCGATGACGCTGTTTACATTTTGTTGCTTTGTAAAGACTATTCTCTGAGCGTTGTCAAATGTGTTCACAGGAATGAATgaagaacatgaacaaataCAGCAGAAAGAGAATTAAAGGATTaatccactttcaaataaaattttcctgataatttactcacccccatgtcatccaagatgtccacgtccttctctcttcagtcgaaaagaaattaaggtttttgatgaaaacattccaggattattctccttatagtggacttcagtggcctccaaacgattgaaggtcaaaattacagtttcagtgcagcttcaaagggcttataacaactataataaatgataccagacgaggaataagggtcttatctagagaaaccatcactcattttctaaaacgaattaaaaattatatacgttttaatcataaatgctcgtcttgaactagctctttttcttcttcttctctatctGAATAGACACTGCTAattgtattactgccctccacaggtcaaagtttgaactaattgttatattcttgcacaagcatattgtatatgacaaactttgacctgtggagggcagtaattcacttagcagtgtctacactgctggaattcaaatagagaagaagagagctagttcaagatgagcatttatggttaaaaagtataaaattaatttttttttttttttagaaaatgagtgatggtttcttatctagagaaaccatcactcattttctaaaaaaaaaaaaaaaattaattttatacattttaaccataaatgctcttattcatcgtctggtatcgtttaaagccctttgaagctgcactgaaactgtaattttgaccttcaaccgtttgggctacattgaagtccactataaggagaataatcctggaatgttttcatcaaaaacctttatttcttttcgactgacgaaagaaagacatgaatatcttagatgacatgggggtcagtaaattattaggaaattttcatttgaaagtgaactaatcctttaaagaaatCTTCCATTTTGAAGAGGAAGATCATAAAATACTTTCAAAATTGACTAAATTAACCAAATTAATGCttgattttgtgtattgtattgaaagtcaaatgaaaatgtttaaatatttgaaaacaCACAGCATTTTATGTTCTCTTTAGCGCttagtacttttttttaaaataatacatgtGAGGACGCTGAGGCGGTGTTAGAATCCATGTGCAGTGTTTTATTACAATCCACAGCAAACAAATCCAAATCGACAGGCAAGGGGCATAAACGAAAGGCAGGCAGAAGTTCAAACACAATAAGGCAGTCCAATCCAAGCAACAGTACAAGGGGTAATCCAAAAGGCAGAAACAGAATCAAACAGGCAATGGTCATAACAAGATGGCAAACAATCAATGAAAGAAACGCTCGGTAAGGCAGGTGAAACTGGCAATACTTCGCaactaaagccgagttcagactgcacgattttcaaagtagtcgggtcactgttcttttcacactgcatgactatcttggccagcattcagtcgctgctgtgttcacactgcacgatggatcggcaatagaaggtttcacactgcatgactttacaataggaagaatcgccgacaactctgtctggcacgcaaactacgtttcacaaccaaagatgtgacaaggaaacaacgcgatatcacgcgtgcaagaccggagttattattattattattaaaaacggtagcccgcaagaagcttgcaatacgaattgcctgtgcgctgatttgcagtgaaaacaagaaaaagaaaagaagaatatggaggaggaaacggttggggagactgtggattgtgtgttctgcaacgagagttggaggtaaataaataacttttcaatgtgctgctgttgcggatggtcaagcaaatgtttgtgctttgtttctgtttgatataattgtaatgtttatctgaaacgaagccatgcttgctgatattgtggtctataactcctccccgaacccccgctgctctgtatcttgctcttttcacactgcaggattttgaatcgccgacaggtccagatatttagcatgccaaatatctcacgggtgtcggcgactcgtcggcgattctctcagatcgcatctttgctcattcacactgcgtgattgtcactcgcgtgaacgagcacggatttgcctgtgatttcgggcatttgtcggcgatttctcaaaaacttgtcggcgagccaaaatcggggctaaaatcgtgcagccTGAACTCGGCTTATGTGATGGCCAAGCCATGCTTAAATGCCAGACAAACAGGATGTGAGCAGAGAAGCAGAGGGAGCAGCACACAGTCAGTACTCGGGAGAGGGCTCCCTCTGCTGGCGTGGCGTTACAATACCAAAgtgggaaaaaaatacaaaatgcatcAACATAAATAAGTGGAGAATTAAAtaactttgattttttttttttttttttttttcccttttgaaACGTGTATGTTGATACACTTACTGATTACTGAAAGGTTAAAAGACATGAATGGTACATGAGTGTCACACGCTGCAATGAAGAATGAATCACTGTTGAACTCTaaattttcttaaaggtgccctagattccaaaattgaatttacctcggcataattgaataacaagagttcagtacatggaaatgacatacagtgagtctcaaacaccattgtttcctccttcttatgtaaatctcatttgtttaaacgacctctgaggaacaggcgaatttcaacataacaccgactgttacgtaacagtcgggatcattaatatgtacgcccccaatatttgcatatgccagctcatgttcaatgcattagacaagggcaaccagtattaacgtctggatctgtgcacagctgaatcatcagactaggtaagcaagcaagaacaatagcgtaaaatggcagatggagcaataataactgacatgatccatgataacatgatatttttagtgatatttgtaaactgtctttctaaatgcaGACCTGCCAACATGACGCATTTTTACCTCAATgtacgctggtacgatttgtcactctataCTACGCAAAAACCCGTTGACTCCTCTGTGCACACGTAGTACTCAAATCTAGCATAAGAAAGAGCTCGACCAATCATAGCGCTGGGTTCATTTCCCCAAATAGCAAGCGGGGATGATTGACAAATGCGTACGGCCTATCAATAAAAAGAGGCTGCAAATCGAAATCCCACTCGATCCTCCTTCCACTCCCGCATCtgacagtgactgagttctCAAGAGAGGACAGTATACAGCAGTCACGGTACTTCTGACTCCTTAAGGTAAATGGGTATAAATTGCTCAAgtaatgttgaacaacaaatctaTGTTATCTATGTCTAATGTAGGAAACAGGATGTTAGCTAAGTTTGAGTAGATTAAGTAGAtacgttttgtttttcataatttaCAGTTCAAGTTGCTTTGCCCCTACAATGACATGGTAGAGACTTGTTTGATTATTTGTAGTGCTGCCAGTGcagcatgtttattttattttgttgttttgtttttgttttatgtaatgttaattCAAGTAAAGTTGGATACAACATAATTAGACTGTTCAGATCTGATGCCCTAGTGAACAATGagtttgtataaatatattgttaataaaacaactttCTCTGATATCCTGTCTGTAGTGTTGGTTCTTTTGTAGTTCATAGTCTGGTATTAACTTCTCATTTTAAACAGTAAATATCTTGCATATAATTAATGGATGGCTGTATGTTTTCTGTTGATGGCTTATAGACTTTCAACTGTTATCaactgtttttcactttaattggATAGTCCTAAAATATATCTACAAATGCTTAGTTAAGAATGTCTACTAATGATCTTCTGAATGTAAACTTTAGACTAGTTGACAAGCAACAGATGCACAACCAATGTTTAGTTGACTATCAACAGATAATAAACTAGTGATcttgataaaaatgaaatggttaaataattattcatttgaTGCATTTGAGACCCTTAAGTAAGGATGATATAATATGCTCTTGATCATATGTTGACATGACTGTAGACTTTCAACTGACAGACTGATTTTGAGTAGTTGGTAGACAACTTAGAGGATGGTAACACAATCTACAGAAAGTCAGCTGACTACTAGTTAACAACCTGTTGCAAAATAAATACTGACAGTCAGCATGCACTTTTTGTAAAATCTATAGATTAGAAATTAAAATGTGCCTTATAATCTACAGGCAGTTAGCTGaatgtacagtgggtacggaaagtattcagacccccttcaatttttcactctttgttatattgcagccatttgctaaaatcatttaagttcattttttttccctcattaatgtacacacagcaccccatattgacagaaaaacacagaattgttgacatttttgcagatttattaaaaagaaaaactgaaatatcgcatggtcctaagtattcagaccctttgctcagtatttagtagaagcacccttttgatctaatacagccatgagtctttttgggaaagatgcaacaagtttttcacacctggatgtggggatcctctgccattcctccttgcagatcctctccagttctgtcaggttggattgTAAACAATGGTGGACAGGCATTTTTAGTTTTCTCCAgtgatgctcaattgggtttaagtcagggctctggctgggccattcaagaacagtcatggagttgttgtgaagccactccttcgttattttagctgtgtgcttagggtcattgtcttgttggaagataaaccttcggcccagtctgaggtcctgagcactctggagaaggttttcgtccaggatatccctgtacttggccgcattcatctttcccttgattgcaaccagtcgtcctgtccctgcagctgaaaaacacccccacagcatgatgctgccactaccatgcttcactgttgggactgtattggacaggtgatgagcagtgcctggttttctccacacataccacttagaattaaggccaaaaagttctatcttggtctcatcagaccagagaatcttatttctcaccatcttggagtccttcaggtgtttttttagcaaatttcatgcaggctttcatgtgtcttgcactgaggagaggcttccgtcgggccactctgccataaagccctgactggtggagggctgcagtgatggttgactttctacaactttctcccatctcccgacttcatctctggagctcagccacagtgatctttgagttcttttttacctctctcaccaaggctcttctcccccgatagctcagtttggctggacggcaagctctaggaagggttctggtcgtcccaaacgtcttccatttaaggattatggaggccactgtgctcttaggaaccttaagttcagcagaattttttttgtaaccttggccagatctgtgccttgccacaattctgtctctgagctcttcaggcagttcctttgacctcatgattctcatttgctctgacatgcactgtgagctgtaaggtcttatatagacaggtgtgtggctttcctaatcaagtccaatcagtataatcaaacacagctggactcaaatgaaggtgtagaaccatctcaaggatgatcagaagaaatggacagcacctgagttaaatatatgagtgtcacagcaaagggtctgaatacttaggacaatgtaatatttcagtttttcttttttaataaatctgcaaaaatgtcaacaattctgtgtttttctttcaatatggggtgctgtgtgtacattaatgagggaaaaaaatgaacttaaatgattttagcaaatggctgcaatataacaaagagtgaaaattttaagggggtctgaatactttccgtacccactgtatgtataatatatatatatatatatatatatatatatatatatatatatatatatatatatatatatatatatatattatctacGGTGGCGCATTGCTGCCTCAcacataatattttttccacTCAATTATGTCGGAAAAACGACATATTTTTCTCGTTAAAACGACAtctttaatgtctttaaaacgTCTTTAAAACGACATCTCTAATAACGAGATATGtcattaaaacaacatattttgTAGGCCTACATGACGTGTACATATAGGCTACCTTATctgatctataatagagaatttatatagcctacatcAGTGCCTTTATCACACTTCCACACTCAAAAAGCAGAAGCAAATATAGTGTAAATACCTTTCGATGCCTGCATCGATGGCAATGCCCATATAAtgtaaaaacacaatttttctaatagcctaataaagcacaattttatcatttagcattccttttttaatggaaaataacCTGATCGCACCTGATTATGTCACATGCACCAAGTCAGAATtaagtttttgtgagaaaaaaatctcaGATAGGTTTAATTCTCATTGGTGTTTCagtcacattttattataggCCTACATTCAAAAATAATGTAGATAAAATAGCCTACCGGTAAACAGGCCTGGCACTACGGATAGGCCACAACAATAATGCTATATTGTCATAGAcctatttatcaaaataaaactgataaatcaaAGTGGAGACAAATGCCTACCTCAAAAAAGGTCTACATTACTTTTCCAACATGTGTGTCATTATTCTTAAAAGTAGCCTAATGTAAATTATGTTTGCAGCCGTTTATTGACCTCGATGAGTCTGAGACTCCAGGTCAGAGATTGTGTCTCAAATGgcattaaatgattagttcactttcaaatgaaaatttcctgataaaacggttgaaggtcaaaattacagtttcagtgcagcttcaaagcgttctacacgatcccagacgaggaatagagtcttatctagagaaaccatcgctcattttctaaaagaaatttaaaattatatacgttttaaccataaatgctcgtcCTAACtatctctcttcttcttctctatttgaattccagcagtgtagacactgctaactGTATTTCTGCCCtctgttatatacttgcactagcatattgtatatgacaatttagttcaaactttaacctgagAAGGCtacattttgttataatattcattcaagttaattttactgcacaaatgcagttaaataaaataagtgtttaaaaGATTACATGtattggaaaaaatattaaaaagaaaatgttagcCACATATTGCCAATCGAGAGAAATACAGCCTAAAATAGCCTAAAGTTTGTCGATATTCTTAATGAATATTCATGAATATTAGCTGGTTATTTAGAATGAttagaaataaaatcaatagGGATTGACTTAATGTAGGCCTATGTATTGTTCATGTATACAAACAGTTATTAAATAGATATCGGCCTAACCTTTTTAAATCCCTCATTTGGGGCTGAGCCCCCCTAATATTGAAATAATTGACCCTGCTCCAAACATGTTTTTGCGCATGTGAAGGATGCTGTTTTGGAACATGAAAGCATTGTTTAACAACATAATAGgcgtaaatatattttaacgtCCAAGTGCTAATAGAAACAATTGGATTTGAGCTGAATGAGAATGCAACAGTTTcggtttaaatacattttttaggcttttaaataaatattgtttgtaaTGAATGCCACTATAATTTGTTAATGataattttatactttttataacCTTTTTTTTAGTCTTGTTTTGTATTGAATACCATTAAGGATTTGTTGTGGAAATAACCTAATAGCATATACATGTTTATAGCTTAATGCTTGTGTAATGTATAGCTTAAGACAGTGacataaaagaccaaactcagtaaacatcatactaataaaccatactatgtacagcaaagcagatgagcccagaatatgaatgcAATTCGTTTAATTAGCCTACGTTAATTGTTTTTCtcttatagaaaacagttataaaGAAAAAGCTTAACGTCGCTTAATATACCCTACTAAGTGATAGGCtgttaaaagatcaaattctggATGAACAAATTTTTCTGTGTAGTATGCTTTATTAGTACAGCATTTAATATGGGCTACACATTTATCTGGATATCACTCATTGTTTCTACCTTTtatacattgtttaaattaatatgtatatgtaaacTATAGCCtatacatttctgaaattacataacttgtacagtcacttttgataacagattactccaaattgtaatgttgacatgcatttcctatgaagctgctttaaaactaTAGGcctatgtattgtgaaaagcgctatacaaataaatgtgaattgaattgataaACTGATCTAGGCTATAGGAGCTCATTTATAGATCAGATAAAGGTATTTTTCGACACGTCACGTACAAAAGATGTCGTTTTAACGATATATCTCATTtttacgagaaaagatgtcgttttAACAACATATCTCGTTTTTACGAGAAAAGATTTCGTTTTAATGACATCTCGTTTTTACGACATAATTGAgtggaaaaaatattatgtatgtGGCAGCAATGCGTCACCGTAATTATCACATTAAAATATgtcttatattgtaataatacatacTATTGTTCTGtataaataaaaaccatttaataaccatttataataattcatatattatataatatattaaatgtattaatagaattgttattattaaagtacCTGCGAAAAGTTTTTTAAACCAAGAAAATtactttctgctcttgactgaaaaAGTTTTAACTTTTAGATTAAGTTTTAAATTTTAgcattaatctttatttaatttttgcaatgaagactatccagtgttattttatattatctACTTACCTGATTTAAAACCAACTTAACCtgaaaaacttagtttcatagtTTTTATGACTGTAAGTCATTCTCTTAAAATGCTACTGAAGTTAGAAATGTGTGTAGAAACGAATGTAACTTTAGAGATGGCCCCTACATTTGCGAATCTCAAACGTTCAACGTCAAGCCAACTTTATGGCCAGTATTACACTCAGAAGCGCTTACTTTTATATTCTGAATGCATCTGCTTGCCTGTAGCCTATAGTATAGCTTACATCAGCAATAAGGTGTGTGTTTGGTCTTTTACATCACTGTACTAGTCCATTACGCTACATTAAGTGTTTTATATGTCCCCACAACAGGGAATCCTGGAGTGTGACATATGAGGGAAACTCCAGTACTGCAGCACAGCGCCACGATATAAAGCAATATATAGCTTCCTCGATGTTGGGGACGGGAATAACTAGTggtgtaatggtacacaaaacccacggttcggtacgtacctcaGTTTGGTACAGCAGgtggggagaaaactaaacataaaactgGTCCTTTTTATGTTAAACAGtaatttactgaacaaattatgtctgtttttaaatatattaaattatttttttttctcaaggaTAAAAAAATTCTCTctgctaatgctataaactatgAAGGGAACCCTTACTTGAACATTTggctactataatattaaaggttaacaaCAGAGCAAAACTATTAGTCTTAATTAAAtcgctatttatttttagatataataatcaacactcaaataccAAATTGTGTGCAAACCTGTAAACTGGACATAAggcagttccctttcgaaagggaacttctactctgcgtTTGCCATAAACGCTttggggaaagtcacgtgactCAGGTGTCGAAAGCACTATCCCAGcagttcccaaactttttttcctgCGCACCCCCAATCccaacttcaaaaaaaaaaaaaaaaatgcaacaaagctttgttttatCGGCATATAAGGACTCATGTTTAATCATACACAAATAACCAGAACACGcatgacaaaaacattaagaGGATGAGTGAGGCTCAGTAACAGAAAGCACGGTTATTTTCAGCTGCGTAAAAGAAACATTGCAGCAATAGGCAAGGCCTATTAAATGACCGTGGAGCTAGCATCATTATCATCATAACACAATGGTTATGGAAATTAGAACGACAGTTACAAGTTACAAACGATCCACAACATTAAACAGAATAAGCTCCGAAGtagatgaaataaataaaaacgaggATCAATCTGAAACTTTTCAAGTACAGCAATAAAATTAGCCTACACACGATCCACAACATAATTAAGTAACAAAGAGCATAGgctcaaacataaaataaattaaaagaggATCCATCTGGAACTTTTCAAGTGCAGCGCAAAAGTCGCTCAGCCtgcagcaagagagagagagagagagagggagggggtGGGAGACGGGGAGGAGGATGTGTTAGTATTCTCCGTAGGCCTATATGTGTAGCAATAATATCAAATACCCATATTAATGTGACGGGTGGGCTTGCATCTTGGCACAAAGCTCTCCGAAGTTTGGCGCAATGGAAGACAGTTTAAGCCTCAATTCGTTCTCAACATCATCCAGTCTTTGCCGATATTTAGTTTTAACTGCTGCCATAGCAGAGAAACCAGCCTCGCAGAGATAAGTTGTGGCAAAGGGCATCAAAACTCTCAAGGCTTTCTTTGCCAAGACTGTGTATGATGTCAGTGACTCGGTCCAAAAATCCACAAGTGGCTTTTGTTTGAACTGTAACTGCAGTGCTCCATCAGATGACAGCTCGATCAGCTGCTCCTGCTTGTGAAATGACAGCTGTGGGATGGGCAGGGAAACTTCAAATGGATTGCGAATCCAAGCGCGAGATGTGTCCATAGGTGGGAAGTGTTTCCGTAGATGCTCGGCGAGTTGGTTGAGGTGTTCAATTATGAGACTTTTTACATGCTCACCCAGGTCCACGTCATTTTCCCCCAAGAACTCGTGAAGCGTAGGGAAACACAGGTGTGTGTTCCCACTCACACAACTCACCCAGAACCGTAGCCTCTTTATCATGGCCTCAATCCTGTCTTGTGTATTGAACACAGTTACACTGACTCCCTGCAGACTTAGATTGAGTTCATTCAGAGCTGAGAAGATGTCCGCTAGATAGGCGAGCCTTTTCAGAAAAtcttcgtcatgcatactggaGGCCAAATGAAACGGATTCTCCTCAAAAAACTGCTGCAATTCGTGCCGGAGTTCAAAGAGCCTTGTCAGCACTTTGCCGCGGGACAGCCAACGCACCTCTGTGTGCAGCAGCAGTGATTTGTGTTCACTGCCCATCTCATTACATAACAGTGTGAATATTCGTGAATTTAGCGGACAAGCTTTAATGAAGTTCACCAGTTTGACTGTGTCGTTCAGCACTGCAAGTAGATCAGCTGGCATGTTTTTGGCTGCGAGGGCCTCTCTGTGAATACTGCAGTGTAACCAGCTGATGGATGGGCAGACTTTTCCTATGAAAACGCTCCGTTCCCGCCTGGCTCTCTTCTCGAGGGGAGAGACGTCAACACCTGTGCCCGGTGGGTCTGGTCCCGCTTGCGCTGAGGCCGAGCGGCGACTGCATTCATGGGGCTCACAGGTGGAGCTCGCCGGCAAGTTTGAGAGAGGTGTTACGGTCTCTCAACCTCAGGCGGCGGCTGGCGGGGATGAGCTcctggatgatgatgatgtcctTTCTTTGACATCATCGGATCCGGGAGCGAGTGCTCTTCTGGCTGAGAGCCCCCAAGAGCAGgatgtggctatggaagaggaAGAAGGGGCAGAGGCTGCTTCTTTTTCTTCCAAGCCTTCCTGTCCAGCATATGCTGAATTACTGGAGGTTGTGGAACGCGCCGCCggcaggctgcagctgccgtgGGAGCGCGTGAGGAAAGAGCCCGTTCGCGGCAGGCTGGACGAACGGTTTCTTTCTGACCACAACCCCATAATTCCGGTGAGCCTACATATTGAGGTCAAGAAGGCATGGAAGAACCCATACTCGGCCAGAATTCATCTGCATCAGTGGGGGAATTTCGCTGATGTGGAGGGATTGGGCCAACATGGGTATGTGTCGATGCCTCCCACTGACAAGACGTTCGCAAACTATCTCGCCACGGGTAGCGCACCGACACTTAAAGCTCCGGTTCTGCCGTCCAAACCCCTTAAGATGACATCTCGTCTGAACGGCAGAGCATATGCTGCTGCAGGCCAGGCTGGTGCAGCTTTACACACGATGGCGGTGTTACAAGCGtaccaggctgacctgctgaaGGACCTGGATCAGGGGCAGAGTTTGTCCCCTGAAGCGGTGGCTGAGTTGCGCCAGACCACAGATCTCGttctccgggccaccaagcaGACGGTGGTCCtatggtggccacggagaggcatctGTGGTT
Above is a genomic segment from Megalobrama amblycephala isolate DHTTF-2021 linkage group LG14, ASM1881202v1, whole genome shotgun sequence containing:
- the LOC125244800 gene encoding zinc finger BED domain-containing protein 5-like codes for the protein MPADLLAVLNDTVKLVNFIKACPLNSRIFTLLCNEMGSEHKSLLLHTEVRWLSRGKVLTRLFELRHELQQFFEENPFHLASSMHDEDFLKRLAYLADIFSALNELNLSLQGVSVTVFNTQDRIEAMIKRLRFWVSCVSGNTHLCFPTLHEFLGENDVDLGEHVKSLIIEHLNQLAEHLRKHFPPMDTSRAWIRNPFEVSLPIPQLSFHKQEQLIELSSDGALQLQFKQKPLVDFWTESLTSYTVLAKKALRVLMPFATTYLCEAGFSAMAAVKTKYRQRLDDVENELRLKLSSIAPNFGELCAKMQAHPSH